A genomic stretch from Marinimicrobium sp. C6131 includes:
- a CDS encoding DUF3301 domain-containing protein has product MFDLKALVWLTVLGLFIYYCWRAFQAKDRAFVAARRHCEQMQVQMLDQSVYLRRLWIKRDARGRPGLWRAFYFEFTVTGGDRYFGRVLMLGRHIQRVELDPHRLH; this is encoded by the coding sequence ATGTTCGATTTGAAAGCGTTGGTCTGGCTGACGGTTCTGGGCCTGTTTATTTATTACTGCTGGCGTGCCTTTCAGGCGAAAGACCGGGCGTTTGTCGCGGCGCGCCGCCACTGTGAGCAGATGCAGGTACAGATGCTGGATCAGAGCGTGTACCTGCGCAGACTCTGGATCAAACGGGACGCCCGGGGCCGCCCCGGTTTGTGGCGCGCGTTTTATTTCGAGTTTACCGTCACCGGCGGTGACCGTTATTTTGGACGGGTGTTAATGCTCGGTCGACACATTCAGCGCGTTGAGCTTGACCCCCACCGGCTGCACTGA
- a CDS encoding NUDIX domain-containing protein: protein MTEGENVTDTIGGWQRKSTRCVYENPWIRVSHEEVITPAGTDGIYGVVHFKNTAVGVVPIDEAGNTWLVRQTRYTMGEYTWEIPEGGCPRAEDPLSAAKRELQEEVGLSAQHWEKLQELQLSNSVTDETAIIYVARDLQNVEQSLDDSEDIEVKKLPLTEAIAMVDRGEITDAISVAALLRLALSV, encoded by the coding sequence ATGACTGAAGGTGAGAATGTGACTGATACGATTGGCGGCTGGCAGCGCAAGTCGACGCGCTGTGTGTACGAAAACCCCTGGATCAGGGTGTCCCATGAAGAGGTGATAACGCCTGCGGGAACGGATGGCATTTATGGCGTGGTGCATTTTAAAAATACCGCGGTCGGTGTGGTCCCCATTGATGAAGCGGGGAATACCTGGCTGGTTCGTCAGACCCGTTACACCATGGGTGAATACACGTGGGAAATTCCGGAGGGCGGTTGTCCCCGTGCTGAAGACCCCTTGAGTGCTGCCAAGCGTGAGTTGCAGGAAGAGGTGGGGCTTAGCGCACAGCATTGGGAAAAACTGCAAGAGCTGCAGCTTTCGAATTCGGTGACCGATGAAACGGCCATTATTTACGTTGCCCGGGACCTGCAAAACGTCGAGCAGAGTCTGGATGACAGCGAAGATATTGAAGTGAAAAAATTGCCGCTGACCGAAGCCATCGCCATGGTGGATCGCGGCGAAATCACCGATGCGATATCGGTCGCTGCGTTATTGCGTTTGGCACTTAGCGTTTGA
- a CDS encoding sugar porter family MFS transporter has translation MTTNATHPEQGSTLFIVLISCVATIGGFLFGFDSGVINGTVEGLQTAFNSDSAGTGLSVSSMLLGCAVGAFFAGRLADKYGRRSLLIVASVFFIVSAWGSGVAGGTIEFVFYRILGGLAVGAASVMAPAYISEVAPARYRGMLTSVQQIAIITGLTMAFFSNYLLAKFAGGSTKEFWLGFETWRWMFWMELIPAFIFFFALLAIPESPRYLVASGKMEKAGGVLARLYGRSTAETKVEEINTSLAKDHHRPRLSDLINKQTGKLRTIVWIGIGLAVLQQFVGINVVFYYGAVLWQAAGFSENDALAINVISGSISIAACLITFFFVDKIGRKPLLWFGSAGMAITLGLVAYAFAGAPVDLETGNLNLSDDAGLLALIAANAYVFLFNLSWGPVMWIMLGEMFPNQIRGSGLAVAGLAQWLANFLVTWSFPILLAGIGLSAAYGIYTFFAALSVVFVLMMVHETKGKELEEMEG, from the coding sequence ATGACTACAAATGCAACTCACCCTGAACAGGGAAGTACTCTGTTTATTGTGCTGATCAGCTGTGTCGCCACCATTGGCGGCTTTCTGTTCGGCTTTGACAGCGGCGTCATCAACGGCACGGTTGAAGGCCTGCAGACCGCCTTCAACTCCGACAGCGCCGGCACCGGCCTGAGTGTGTCGTCCATGTTGCTCGGCTGTGCCGTCGGCGCCTTCTTTGCCGGCCGTCTCGCGGACAAGTACGGTCGCCGCTCCCTGCTGATTGTCGCGTCGGTGTTTTTCATCGTCTCCGCCTGGGGCTCCGGCGTGGCCGGCGGCACCATAGAATTTGTCTTCTACCGGATTCTCGGTGGCCTGGCCGTCGGTGCCGCCAGCGTCATGGCACCGGCCTATATCAGTGAGGTGGCCCCGGCCCGCTACCGCGGCATGCTCACATCAGTGCAGCAAATTGCCATCATCACCGGTTTGACCATGGCATTCTTCAGCAACTACCTGCTGGCCAAGTTCGCCGGTGGCTCAACAAAGGAATTCTGGCTGGGTTTTGAAACCTGGCGGTGGATGTTCTGGATGGAGCTGATCCCGGCGTTCATCTTTTTCTTCGCCCTGCTGGCCATTCCGGAAAGCCCCCGCTATCTGGTGGCCTCCGGGAAGATGGAAAAAGCCGGCGGTGTACTGGCCCGACTCTACGGACGCAGCACCGCTGAGACCAAAGTCGAAGAGATCAATACCTCTCTTGCCAAGGACCACCATCGCCCGCGCCTGTCGGATCTGATCAACAAACAGACCGGAAAACTGCGCACCATTGTCTGGATCGGTATTGGCCTGGCCGTACTTCAGCAATTCGTAGGCATTAACGTGGTGTTTTACTACGGGGCGGTACTTTGGCAGGCGGCGGGCTTCTCCGAAAACGACGCGCTGGCCATCAATGTCATTTCAGGCAGTATCAGCATCGCGGCCTGTCTGATCACTTTCTTCTTTGTCGACAAGATCGGTCGTAAGCCTCTGCTGTGGTTTGGCTCTGCAGGTATGGCCATCACGCTGGGCCTGGTCGCCTACGCCTTTGCGGGCGCACCGGTGGACCTGGAAACGGGCAACCTGAACCTGTCCGACGATGCCGGTCTGCTGGCCCTGATCGCGGCGAATGCCTACGTATTTCTGTTCAATCTGTCCTGGGGCCCGGTGATGTGGATCATGCTCGGGGAGATGTTTCCCAACCAGATTCGCGGTTCCGGCCTGGCCGTCGCCGGTCTGGCCCAGTGGCTGGCCAACTTTCTGGTCACCTGGAGCTTCCCGATTCTCCTGGCGGGCATTGGTTTATCCGCCGCTTACGGCATCTACACCTTCTTCGCCGCGCTCTCCGTGGTGTTTGTGCTGATGATGGTGCATGAGACCAAAGGGAAGGAATTGGAGGAGATGGAGGGGTAA
- a CDS encoding family 43 glycosylhydrolase: MKTWLSLAGAALLLGACTSANNPHQTQTDAEDCSPYLGNPYVKHCQQWETTHEGQRQADLGDGTYLNPIMSGDRPDPSILKDGDDYYMTFSSFEAYPALTIWHSKDLVNWEPVGPALTEYVGSIWAPELTKHDGRYYLYIPAKFPGNNNIYVVYADNIEGPWSDPIALDNDLIDPGHAVGEDGKRYLFLSAGYRVPLSDDGLSITGDMEHVYDAWDYPEHWDVECDCQEGPKIMQHGGYYHMITAVGGTAGPPTGHMVIHARSKSIHGPWEDSPHNPIVRTESAAEKWWSRGHATLVEGPTDGDWYMMYHGYENGYYTLGRQTLMEPVEWTDDGWLVTRGYDMSQPIPKPEGGTAIKHGIPLSDDFTTNKFGIQYSFFRGDISENERVHYDHDAGVLELEAKGDSPSNSSPLTFIAGDHSYQFEVDIDFDEGAQAGAMVFYNDRLYAGVGVNKAHFVLHRYGMDQRTAPKPEGMDTQLRMRITNDRHILTIHTSTDGGETWIKYPTQMEVSGYHHNVAYGFMSLRPAIYASGEGKVRFSNMVYRALP, translated from the coding sequence ATGAAAACATGGCTATCCCTTGCCGGGGCAGCGCTGCTATTGGGCGCCTGCACATCGGCCAACAACCCTCATCAAACCCAAACCGACGCCGAAGACTGTAGCCCTTACCTCGGCAACCCCTACGTCAAACACTGTCAACAGTGGGAGACCACCCACGAAGGTCAACGTCAGGCGGATCTCGGTGATGGCACTTATCTGAACCCCATCATGTCCGGCGATCGCCCCGACCCGAGTATTCTCAAAGACGGCGACGACTACTACATGACCTTTTCCTCGTTTGAGGCCTACCCGGCCCTGACGATCTGGCACTCCAAAGATCTGGTGAACTGGGAACCCGTCGGCCCCGCCCTGACCGAATACGTCGGCAGCATCTGGGCGCCGGAGCTGACCAAGCACGACGGACGCTACTACCTGTACATTCCGGCCAAGTTCCCGGGCAACAACAATATCTACGTGGTCTATGCGGACAATATCGAAGGCCCCTGGTCCGATCCGATCGCGCTGGATAACGATCTGATCGACCCGGGTCACGCCGTGGGCGAAGACGGCAAACGCTACCTGTTCCTGTCCGCCGGATATCGTGTGCCGCTGTCGGATGATGGCCTGAGCATCACCGGCGACATGGAACACGTCTATGACGCCTGGGACTACCCGGAGCACTGGGATGTGGAGTGCGACTGCCAGGAAGGCCCCAAGATCATGCAGCACGGCGGCTACTACCATATGATCACCGCCGTCGGCGGCACCGCCGGTCCGCCCACCGGCCACATGGTGATTCACGCCCGCTCGAAGTCCATCCATGGTCCCTGGGAAGACTCTCCCCACAACCCGATTGTGCGCACCGAGAGCGCTGCGGAAAAATGGTGGTCGCGCGGTCACGCCACCCTGGTGGAGGGCCCCACCGACGGCGACTGGTACATGATGTACCACGGCTATGAAAACGGCTATTACACTCTGGGTCGTCAGACTCTGATGGAACCCGTGGAGTGGACCGACGATGGCTGGCTGGTCACCAGAGGCTACGATATGAGCCAGCCCATCCCCAAGCCCGAAGGCGGCACCGCCATCAAGCATGGTATCCCTCTCTCGGATGATTTCACCACCAACAAGTTCGGTATCCAGTACAGTTTTTTCCGAGGGGATATTTCCGAAAACGAACGGGTGCACTACGACCACGACGCTGGCGTTCTGGAGCTGGAGGCCAAGGGCGACTCACCCAGCAACAGCTCGCCTCTGACCTTCATTGCCGGCGATCACTCTTACCAGTTTGAAGTCGACATCGATTTTGATGAGGGCGCACAGGCCGGAGCCATGGTGTTCTACAATGACAGGCTCTACGCCGGTGTGGGCGTCAACAAGGCGCATTTCGTCCTGCACCGCTACGGTATGGACCAGCGTACCGCGCCCAAGCCCGAAGGCATGGATACCCAACTGCGGATGCGGATCACCAATGACCGGCACATTCTCACCATCCATACCAGCACCGATGGCGGCGAAACCTGGATCAAATATCCGACCCAGATGGAAGTCTCCGGTTACCATCACAATGTGGCGTACGGGTTTATGAGTCTGCGCCCGGCGATCTACGCCTCCGGAGAGGGCAAAGTGCGCTTCAGCAACATGGTGTATCGCGCTCTGCCCTGA
- the xylA gene encoding xylose isomerase has product MSITLGDKEYFPGVGKIAYEGPESDNPFAFQYYDENRVVAGKTMKEHFRFAVCYWHTFCGAGHDPFGPGPFHFPWSEGKDHETRTRMKLDAAFEFFTKLGVPYYCFHDVDVIEEGDSRAETQKRLQNWVELAKEKQKESGVKLLWGTSNLFSNPRFMNGASTNPDFDVVAFAGAQLKDAMDATIALDGENYVFWGGREGYMSLLNTDMKREQEHLARFLTMARDYGRKNGFKGNFLIEPKPMEPTKHQYDFDSETVIGFLRHHGLDKDFKLNIETNHATLAQHTMDHEMQAAANAGMLGSIDANRGDYQNSWDTDQFPYNINETVEMMLVLLRHGGFQGGGVNFDAKRRRNSTDLNDTFHGHIGGMDVFARSLLIADDLIQKSPLEKMRAERYASFDNGKGADFEQGKLTLEQLAEIGNALGEPKQISGQQELYENIINRFVR; this is encoded by the coding sequence ATGAGCATCACCCTAGGCGATAAAGAGTATTTCCCCGGCGTTGGCAAAATTGCCTACGAAGGCCCCGAGTCCGACAACCCCTTCGCGTTCCAGTATTACGACGAGAACCGCGTAGTGGCCGGCAAGACCATGAAAGAGCACTTCCGCTTTGCCGTGTGCTACTGGCACACCTTCTGCGGCGCGGGCCACGACCCCTTCGGCCCCGGCCCCTTCCACTTCCCCTGGAGCGAAGGCAAGGACCACGAAACCCGCACCCGCATGAAGCTGGACGCGGCGTTCGAATTCTTCACCAAGCTGGGCGTGCCCTACTACTGCTTCCACGATGTGGACGTCATTGAAGAGGGTGATTCCCGCGCGGAGACCCAGAAGCGTCTGCAGAACTGGGTCGAGCTGGCCAAGGAAAAGCAGAAAGAATCCGGCGTGAAGCTGCTGTGGGGCACCTCCAACCTGTTCAGCAACCCGCGTTTCATGAACGGCGCTTCCACCAACCCGGACTTCGACGTGGTCGCTTTCGCTGGCGCCCAGTTGAAAGACGCGATGGACGCAACCATTGCTCTGGACGGTGAGAACTACGTGTTCTGGGGCGGCCGCGAAGGTTACATGAGCCTGCTCAACACCGACATGAAGCGCGAGCAGGAGCACCTGGCCCGCTTCCTGACCATGGCCCGCGACTACGGCCGCAAGAACGGCTTCAAGGGTAACTTCCTGATCGAGCCCAAGCCGATGGAGCCCACCAAGCACCAGTACGATTTCGACAGCGAAACCGTCATCGGCTTCCTGCGTCATCACGGCCTGGACAAAGACTTCAAACTGAACATCGAAACCAACCACGCCACTCTGGCCCAGCACACCATGGACCACGAAATGCAGGCCGCCGCCAACGCCGGCATGCTCGGTTCCATCGATGCCAACCGCGGTGACTACCAGAACAGCTGGGACACCGACCAGTTCCCGTACAACATCAACGAAACCGTTGAAATGATGCTGGTTCTGCTGCGCCACGGCGGCTTCCAGGGCGGCGGCGTCAACTTCGATGCCAAGCGTCGTCGCAACTCCACCGACCTGAACGACACCTTCCACGGTCACATCGGCGGTATGGACGTGTTCGCCCGCTCTCTGTTGATTGCCGACGACCTGATCCAGAAGTCGCCGCTGGAGAAAATGCGCGCCGAGCGTTATGCCTCTTTCGACAACGGCAAAGGTGCCGACTTCGAGCAGGGCAAACTCACTCTGGAGCAACTGGCCGAGATTGGCAACGCCCTGGGCGAGCCCAAGCAGATCAGTGGCCAGCAGGAGCTGTACGAAAATATCATCAACCGTTTCGTACGCTAA
- a CDS encoding xylulokinase, translating to MYFLGLDIGSSSVKLAVINGETGERVANATYPPQEMTISAPQSGWAEQSPEAWWDAVRQGCAQMWAEHPEAKDKIGAIGISYQMHGLVAVDAQGEVLRPSIIWCDSRAVATGEKAFDELGKDWCMEHLLNSPGNFTAAKLRWVQENEPDTYAKIDKILLPGDYIAYKLSGECTTTASGLSEGVFWDFAENKASDKLLKHWHIDPSLLARQVPNLGVQGEVNEQAARELGINPGAKIAFRAGDQVANAMSLNVLEPGDVATTAGTSGVVYAVTDKNIADPDQRINTFRHVNKGEAEVHKGLLACINGAGRMNSWLRGVLSTGGEVSYPKLNELGESVAPGSDGLNVYPFGNGAERIMRNKLLSAQMDGLDLNRHSVNHIARATQEGVAYAMNLGFDLIKGLGAETRVVRAGHSNMFLSPIFSSAFVNLTGAPLELYQTDSAEGVARAAAWGCDYYTSREDVFRTLTRKAILEPEAALQSRYQELYGHWRDAVERRLAEAR from the coding sequence ATGTACTTTTTAGGATTAGACATCGGCAGCTCCTCGGTCAAACTGGCCGTCATCAACGGCGAAACCGGCGAACGTGTGGCAAATGCCACCTACCCGCCCCAGGAAATGACCATCAGCGCGCCCCAGTCCGGCTGGGCGGAACAGTCCCCGGAAGCCTGGTGGGACGCGGTGCGTCAGGGCTGCGCCCAGATGTGGGCCGAGCATCCCGAAGCGAAAGACAAGATCGGCGCCATCGGTATTTCCTACCAGATGCACGGTCTGGTGGCCGTCGATGCGCAAGGCGAGGTATTGCGTCCTTCCATCATCTGGTGTGACAGCCGCGCGGTCGCCACCGGCGAGAAAGCCTTTGACGAATTGGGCAAAGACTGGTGCATGGAGCACCTGCTCAACTCCCCGGGCAACTTTACCGCCGCCAAGCTGCGCTGGGTGCAGGAAAACGAGCCGGACACCTACGCCAAAATCGACAAGATTCTGCTGCCCGGCGACTACATCGCCTACAAACTGAGCGGCGAGTGCACCACTACCGCCTCCGGTCTGTCCGAAGGCGTGTTCTGGGACTTTGCCGAGAACAAGGCCTCCGACAAGCTGCTCAAGCACTGGCATATCGACCCCAGCCTGTTGGCCAGACAGGTCCCGAACCTGGGCGTGCAGGGCGAGGTGAACGAACAGGCGGCGCGCGAGCTGGGCATCAACCCGGGCGCCAAAATCGCCTTCCGCGCCGGCGACCAGGTGGCCAATGCCATGAGCCTGAACGTGCTGGAGCCGGGCGATGTGGCCACCACCGCCGGCACCTCCGGCGTGGTCTATGCGGTCACCGACAAGAACATTGCCGACCCGGATCAGCGCATCAACACTTTCCGCCACGTCAACAAAGGCGAGGCCGAGGTGCACAAGGGCCTGCTGGCCTGTATCAACGGCGCGGGCCGGATGAACAGCTGGCTGCGCGGTGTGCTGAGCACCGGTGGGGAAGTCTCCTACCCGAAACTGAACGAGCTGGGCGAATCCGTGGCACCTGGCAGTGACGGCCTGAACGTCTATCCTTTCGGGAACGGTGCCGAGCGGATCATGCGCAACAAGCTTCTGTCCGCCCAGATGGATGGCCTGGACCTGAACCGTCACAGCGTCAACCACATCGCCCGGGCCACCCAGGAAGGCGTGGCCTATGCCATGAACCTGGGCTTTGATCTGATCAAGGGCCTGGGGGCGGAAACCCGGGTGGTACGCGCCGGGCACAGCAACATGTTTTTGAGTCCGATTTTCAGCAGCGCCTTTGTCAACCTGACCGGCGCACCGCTGGAACTGTATCAGACCGACAGCGCCGAGGGCGTCGCCCGGGCCGCGGCCTGGGGCTGCGATTACTACACCTCCCGCGAGGATGTGTTCCGCACCCTGACCCGCAAGGCGATTCTCGAGCCGGAGGCGGCGCTGCAATCCCGTTACCAGGAGCTCTATGGCCACTGGCGCGACGCGGTCGAACGCCGCCTTGCCGAGGCCCGATAA
- a CDS encoding LacI family DNA-binding transcriptional regulator gives MSIKQVAKLAGVSISTVSRCLNSPDQVKPKTLAAVQSAIEATGYAPNALARNFRRGKTGLVLVVLQSVGLPFWEGVMRGINGVARETGYSILIRETASSQPELDDYCKMVMSKEADGIIVLASPSPLSGTSQYSTQARRTPIVLGCENVTDEMVHIPSVRVDNRRAASEATQYLLQLGHQRIGFIAGSRGSLLTRDRERGYLDAMKASPQGEHRDWVVNGDQTIDGARRATRKLLSLPEAPTAIFCANDEMAMAAIYEIKRRGLRVPEDISVVGFDDTRYAAIMDPPLTTVVQPTEEIGERTMRRLISAIEGHDIGEAPEIVEHRLIVRDSTAPPRSDTSGQAQSQSAERMV, from the coding sequence GTGTCAATCAAGCAAGTGGCCAAATTGGCCGGGGTATCCATCTCCACGGTATCCCGGTGCCTGAACAGCCCTGACCAGGTCAAACCCAAGACCCTGGCGGCGGTTCAGTCGGCTATTGAGGCCACCGGCTACGCCCCCAATGCCCTGGCCCGCAACTTCCGTCGGGGCAAAACCGGCCTGGTATTGGTGGTGCTCCAGTCCGTGGGGCTACCCTTCTGGGAAGGTGTGATGCGCGGCATCAACGGGGTCGCCCGGGAAACCGGCTATTCGATCCTGATCCGGGAGACCGCCAGCAGCCAGCCCGAGCTGGACGACTACTGCAAGATGGTCATGTCCAAGGAGGCCGACGGCATCATCGTGCTCGCCAGTCCCTCGCCTCTCTCCGGCACCAGCCAGTACTCCACCCAGGCACGGCGCACCCCGATCGTGCTCGGCTGCGAAAACGTCACCGACGAAATGGTCCATATTCCCAGCGTGCGGGTCGACAACCGCCGCGCCGCGAGCGAGGCCACCCAGTATCTGCTCCAGCTCGGCCACCAGCGCATCGGCTTTATCGCCGGTTCGCGCGGTTCACTACTGACCCGGGACCGGGAGCGCGGCTACCTCGACGCCATGAAAGCCAGCCCCCAGGGCGAACACCGGGATTGGGTGGTCAACGGCGACCAGACCATCGACGGGGCGCGCCGGGCCACCCGCAAGCTGCTCAGCCTGCCCGAGGCACCCACCGCCATTTTCTGCGCCAATGATGAAATGGCCATGGCGGCGATCTATGAAATCAAGCGCCGGGGATTGCGCGTCCCCGAGGACATTTCGGTGGTCGGTTTCGATGACACCCGCTATGCGGCCATCATGGATCCGCCCCTGACCACGGTGGTGCAGCCCACGGAAGAGATCGGCGAGCGCACCATGCGCCGGCTGATCAGCGCCATTGAGGGCCACGATATTGGCGAGGCACCGGAAATCGTGGAGCACCGGCTGATAGTGCGGGATTCCACGGCGCCACCGCGCTCCGATACCTCCGGCCAGGCTCAGAGTCAGTCGGCGGAACGGATGGTCTAA